In Vicugna pacos chromosome 10, VicPac4, whole genome shotgun sequence, the following proteins share a genomic window:
- the AQP11 gene encoding aquaporin-11 isoform X1 has translation MTALWGPWPEVQDTCTSLGLMLLNVLFMGLARVVTRQQLNRPTVHAFILEFLATFQLCFCTHELQLLSEQEPLHPTWPLTLIYFFSLVHGLTLVGTSSNPCGVMMQIMLGGMSAETGALRLLAQVIGALCSRHCISALWNLGLTKYHVSERSFACRNPIQVDLPKAVVIEAVCSFIFHSALLHFQEVRTKLRIHLLSALITFLVYAGGSLTGAVFNPALALSLHFKCFDEDFLQFFIVYWLAPSLGILLMILMFSFFLPWLHNNYTINKKE, from the exons ATGACGGCGCTATGGGGGCCCTGGCCCGAGGTGCAGGACACCTGCACCTCGCTGGGGCTGATGCTGTTGAACGTGCTGTTCATGGGACTGGCCCGCGTGGTCACCCGGCAGCAACTGAACAGGCCCACGGTCCACGCCTTCATCTTGGAGTTTCTggccaccttccagctctgcttcTGCACCCATGAGCTGCAACTGCTGAGCGAGCAGGAACCCCTGCACCCCACCTGGCCGCTGACGCTAATCTACTTCTTCTCGTTGGTGCATGGCCTGACTCTGGTGGGCACCTCCAGCAACCCGTGCGGCGTGATGATGCAGATAATGCTGGGGGGAATGTCCGCCGAGACCGGCGCGCTGAGGCTGTTGGCTCAGGTGATCGGTGCCCTGTGCAGCAGGCACTGCATAAGCGCCCTGTGGAACCTGGGGCTGACCAAGTATCACGTCAGCGAGAGGAGCTTCGCTTGTAGGAATCCCATCCAAGTCGACTTGCCCAAAGCGGTAGTCATAGAGGCCGTCTGCTCCTTTATCTTCCACAGCGCTTTGCTGCACTTCCAGGAGGTCCGAACCAAGCTTCGTATCCACCTGCTGTCAGCACTCATCACCTTTTTGGTCTATGCAG GAGGAAGTCTAACAGGAGCTGTATTTAATCCAGCTTTGGCACTTTcactacatttcaagtgctttgATGAAGACTTCCTTcaattttttattgtatattgGCTGGCTCCTTCTTTAG GTATATTGTTGATGATTTTGATGTTCAGCTTTTTCCTTCCATGGCTTCATAACAACTATACAATTAATAAAAAGGAGTAA
- the AQP11 gene encoding aquaporin-11 isoform X2, translating to MTALWGPWPEVQDTCTSLGLMLLNVLFMGLARVVTRQQLNRPTVHAFILEFLATFQLCFCTHELQLLSEQEPLHPTWPLTLIYFFSLVHGLTLVGTSSNPCGVMMQIMLGGMSAETGALRLLAQVIGALCSRHCISALWNLGLTKYHVSERSFACRNPIQVDLPKAVVIEAVCSFIFHSALLHFQEVRTKLRIHLLSALITFLVYADADGNKLYRREGRICIFEGLNSHSITSAAFCLSMQVAKPTHIQDRGTDFTSW from the exons ATGACGGCGCTATGGGGGCCCTGGCCCGAGGTGCAGGACACCTGCACCTCGCTGGGGCTGATGCTGTTGAACGTGCTGTTCATGGGACTGGCCCGCGTGGTCACCCGGCAGCAACTGAACAGGCCCACGGTCCACGCCTTCATCTTGGAGTTTCTggccaccttccagctctgcttcTGCACCCATGAGCTGCAACTGCTGAGCGAGCAGGAACCCCTGCACCCCACCTGGCCGCTGACGCTAATCTACTTCTTCTCGTTGGTGCATGGCCTGACTCTGGTGGGCACCTCCAGCAACCCGTGCGGCGTGATGATGCAGATAATGCTGGGGGGAATGTCCGCCGAGACCGGCGCGCTGAGGCTGTTGGCTCAGGTGATCGGTGCCCTGTGCAGCAGGCACTGCATAAGCGCCCTGTGGAACCTGGGGCTGACCAAGTATCACGTCAGCGAGAGGAGCTTCGCTTGTAGGAATCCCATCCAAGTCGACTTGCCCAAAGCGGTAGTCATAGAGGCCGTCTGCTCCTTTATCTTCCACAGCGCTTTGCTGCACTTCCAGGAGGTCCGAACCAAGCTTCGTATCCACCTGCTGTCAGCACTCATCACCTTTTTGGTCTATGCAG ATGCAGATGGAAATAAATTGtataggagagaaggaaggatatGCATATTTGAGGGGTTG AATTCACATAGCATCACTTCTGCTGCATTCTGTTTATCAATGCAAGTTGCAAAGCCAACCCATATtcaagacaggggaacagacttTACCTCTTGGTAG